One Pochonia chlamydosporia 170 chromosome 5, whole genome shotgun sequence DNA segment encodes these proteins:
- a CDS encoding yip1 domain-containing protein translates to MLLHQPYSTTVLFITYTITLANANLIYQTRTSDAPPLPAAVTAPPLTGSPVPELMKRDGSTLCGYVFGTVPWSSCLGGDTCHFDSIYSVLGCCGTGVCDLATSCQPYNSQSPASVASADSTTFCSTDPQLPSCAVLSYAGSLYHGFTRPVCGTAAETLPIYYYLNKTGIKTTIGSRTTTMPPGPPVVATTSPSSSSSTPVGAIVGGVVGGIGALAMLALVAFLILRQRKNNANAQRAVVTEYHPPPLDQMQGYDPNYDRMNRSSVAKSPVNTVSGMPMSSPPGYQHQATFDGSQTSTPAAMNSPGYNMGHEQSVAYEMPILRQERQIQEMPSNS, encoded by the exons ATGCTGCTACATCAACCTTATAGCACCACGGTGCTTTTCATTACATATACAATAACCCTCGCAAACGCCAACCTTATCTACCAGACTCGTACGAGCGATGCCCCGCCATTACCGGCTGCGGTGACAGCACCGCCTCTGACGGGATCTCCCGTTCCCGAGCTCATGAAGCGTGATGGCTCTACATTATGCGGATATGTCTTTGGCACCGTCC CTTGGTCGTCATGCCTCGGCGGCGACACTTGTCACTTCGATTCCATTTACTCGGTCCTTGGTTGTTGTGGAACAGGCGTTTGTGATCTCGCCACGTCGTGTCAACCATATAACTCCCAGTCGCCGGCCTCAGTAGCCAGTGCAGATAGCACGACGTTTTG TAGTACCGATCCGCAATTACCTTCCTGTGCTGTTCTCTCATATGCAGGGTCCTTGTACCATGGATTCACTCGGCCAGTGTGCGGCACAGCCGCGGAAACATTGCCCATCTACTACTATTTAAACAAGACGGGTATAAAGACTACCATCGGCAGTCGAACAACTACAATGCCTCCCGGCCCGCCTGTCGTCGCAACAACctctccgtcgtcgtcgtcgtccacaCCGGTCGGTGCTATTGTTGGCGGCGTAGTAGGGGGAATTG GGGCATTGGCTATGTTAGCCTTAGTCGCTTTCCTCATCCTTCGCCAACGGAAAAACAATGCCAATGCTCAACGGGCCGTTGTCACCGAATACCATCCACCCCCTCTGGACCAAATGCAGGGTTACGATCCGAATTACGACCGTATGAATCGATCTAGTGTGGCCAAATCGCCGGTAAACACGGTATCTGGCATGCCAATGTCAAGTCCCCCCGGATACCAGCACCAGGCCACTTTTGACGGAAGTCAGACGTCCACACCTGCGGCGATGAATTCTCCAGGTTACAACATGGGCCATGAGCAGTCCGTCGCATATGAAATGCCCATCTTGAGACAGGAAAGACAAATACAGGAGATGCCCAGCAACTCTTAG
- a CDS encoding dienelactone hydrolase (similar to Metarhizium robertsii ARSEF 23 XP_007825904.2) produces the protein MPDQPTFYDPTSPNEQAPPLPSAPLQQLTPQTVLQPPLSRRGTGPGLILLLPPNIDPSTRPEKPLDPEPVQKWAEEGFTVVGITGTSDMVPLITDAVDIIKTHENVNIKDKIGIIAYECPKDLSTSQLPPEIVCVAAFTEPTTVHLPTYFHTSTQDYNKTRNVTVSTYPNVKQHFVLPNSSSYDPPSANIAHTRNLVFLKKHIGGPEFDIEAIWEEHTYWEFERRSVAQTMATMVAEPYVNHVPTMTGGMGRKALTKFYRDHFIFCNPPDTALQPISRTVGQDRVVDEFIFSCTHTSHIPWLLPNIPPTNVKLAIPMLGVINVRGDRLYHEHIWWDQGTALRQAGLLPTHLPGPDGRMLRLPVAGVECARLLVDETDGKSNEMIEGEIGY, from the exons ATGCCAGACCAACCGACCTTTTACGATCCCACCTCTCCCAACGAACAAGCTCCTCCCCTCCCATCCGCCCCCCTCCAACAACTCACACCCCAAACCGTCCTCCAACCACCACTCTCCCGCCGCGGCACGGGCCCAGGtctcatcctccttctccctccaAATATAGACCCAAGCACACGCCCTGAAAAGCCACTAGATCCGGAACCCGTTCAAAAATGGGCAGAAGAGGGCTTCACAGTCGTTGGCATCACAGGCACATCTGACATGGTCCCTCTCATCACAGACGCAGTGGACATTATTAAAACGCACGAGAACGTCAACATTAAGGATAAAATCGGGATTATAGCGTATGAATGCCCCAAGGATCTGTCCACATCTCAATTACCGCCTGAAATTGTCTGCGTGGCTGCATTCACAGAACCAACCACTGTGCACCTCCCGACATACTTCCACACATCTACACAGGATTATAACAAGACACGCAATGTAACAGTGTCAACATACCCAAATGTTAAACAGCACTTCGTACTGCCTAACTCGAGCAGTTATGATCCGCCCTCTGCCAACATCGCACATACCCGGAATCTCGTATTTCTCAAGAAACACATTGGCGGACCAGAgtttgacattgaagctatATGGGAAGAACACACATATTGGGAATTTGAGAGAAGAAGCGTAGCACAAACCATGGCTACAATGGTT GCCGAGCCATATGTGAACCATGTCCCAACA ATGACGGGCGGCATGGGACGCAAAGCCCTCACAAAATTTTACAGAGACCACTTTATTTTCTG TAATCCACCCGATACGGCTCTACAACCCATTTCCCGAACCGTAGGCCAAGACAGAGTCGTCG ATGAATTCATCTTCTCGTGTACTCACACGTCTCACATACCGTGGCTACTGCCCAATATCCCCCCCACAAACGTCAAGCTCGCCATTCCTATGCTGGGCGTCATCAACGTCCGTGGGGATAGACTGTATCACGAGCATATCTGGTGGGACCAGGGGACTGCGCTTCGGCAGGCGGGTTTGCTACCTACGCATTTACCTGGACCTGATGGGCGGATGTTGCGACTTCCTGTTGCGGGGGTAGAGTGTGCGAGACTGTTGGTAGATGAGACGGATGGGAAGAGTAACGAGATGATTGAGGGGGAGATTGGCTATTGA
- a CDS encoding ankyrin repeat protein (similar to Cordyceps militaris CM01 XP_006667741.1) produces the protein MLSRSATSPTIARDSSSLAVNPGSPPNLTRDGASLQSPQPLSPPSQTSSTSDSDLKHEPLVQNDPQPRFTIDPPGQLTHDKTTVDIVAVPCPGGHPLRSWNRDGLMSRYYGALSMRDAEVKDESERPSPSWVRQGIRREADKARILLYEHPGVEDGTTLSTLADALLQDLQHLRELEDQERPVVFIGHSVGGMVVKLALVKAGRDARYENILRECYGIAFFGTPHQGSSYFSMPSLACSIQSLLQLSAPLPSSVTDDLRVGNSFLIHIDEDFKAVSNDLQVWTFYETIDSRLSGGSTNSSDARDVYFTAPLTSIKSAILGMRQERIFPLQSDHANIASFGRHNVHTLHLFLKQLSHQIHHADVNVTEGAVTGPWKLGLDQKVNVEVHGFFDDPPVSQHQEGEENECPTVRAWSTRLPLREFLNKGPDECLSERLNEVEGSPDEGRFLRHRGRTSLMSKSNAAPTPLPVTAPDPLTVKNALGIQDTLSSAGFITSPASPVFRPVDSHRQVPHSAPVTTPLGPITPPSRALSPKSSPMRHASPLVRADFEQDLAVDRLSPPLRGRMGRSISRSFSLGSDGSRFEYRDFPPFSQRSRSAMGDVLGSDGEDLESPRLPDAVVAIRRAVKDEKGVSETVIVDEVPMAFVKPDVKSRKFVWVHVPFNNPTWVKSVLQTLEVSYKKDYSSLYGQDFWMTKHTRGRHAQHYAYYAKPGCYFSAPRTLSPRNRSVGHQSLSPPIRSADSTYTCLFLPYLHFDSYKRLIRRRDTIIQRLSQGRAHPVPEVVAKSDSLELQVVWEYLGHDPPINCRRTLDQYRYPSLRDTRSRDDDQMLYKLTKERTPAIDPKGFVLSKQGSSNVAASESGGSERSSGSSWRERLLGRDPGDEEDRVLNGNVLMVDQLWLWVIQSHTVISFFPKRESDPIEGPLYQQADLRDSIFNEVNVDLTRQCENALDLAALAALHAISVLLDRSSHPDLEVFRIFEEAISVLTERLTSSLKEFRSEGFRDKAFDYEPVENGARNIRKRHKEEGQRAERENRDNTSALLELRDIEDELQTLLHLFERQSKVIISMHSIYNRPELREQTVNGRSFLSEALKRLREYAQQANEMIQRVRSTRDDYDKLLQMVQRQAQVDEVRLSRLHADLASAQSRSVMIFTTFTVIFLPLTFFTGLFGMNTQEWGGENNLSLKTIGSIALPSSAFLVLASLVIAFSTSARRFFRWLDKRYRHVARWMYFEVCAPVVIKAVDLGGRMRWRRGGEEREGTRRRRRLETEASDFWERNRPERDRGYRIPVVNRRRVWVGETGTVSGRERKSKG, from the exons ATGCTCTCCCGCTCAGCGACTTCTCCCACCATCGCTCGAGACTCTTCATCTCTCGCCGTCAACCCTGGAAGTCCGCCGAATCTTACCCGTGATGGAGCATCCTTACAATCGCCGCAGCCGTTGTCGCCGCCCTCCCAAACCTCATCTACTTCTGATTCGGACCTCAAACACGAACCACTCGTGCAGAATGATCCGCAGCCGCGCTTCACAATCGACCCCCCCGGCCAACTCACTCATGACAAGACCACGGTGGATATTGTCGCCGTGCCGTGTCCCGGTGGGCATCCGTTACGCAGCTGGAACCGCGATGGGCTTATGAGTCGTTACTACGGCGCGCTGTCCATGAGAGATGCGGAGGTGAAGGATGAGAGTGAGCGGCCGTCACCGTCGTGGGTGAGGCAGGGAATACGACGGGAGGCAGACAAGGCGCGTATATTGCTGTATGAGCATCCTGGCGTGGAGGATGGCACGACGCTGAGCACGCTTGCCGATGCGCTGTTACAGGACTTACAGCATTTGAGGGAGCTGGAGGATCAGGAGAGGCCGGTGGTGTTTATTGGGCATAGTGTTGgggggatggtggtgaaATTGGCGCTTGTAAAGGCCGGTAGGGATGCGAGGTATGAGAATATCTTGAGGGAGTGTTATGGCATTGCGTTTTTCG GAACGCCTCACCAGGGGTCCAGTTACTTTTCCATGCCCAGTCTCGCATGTAGTATCCAGTCTTTGCTACAGCTCTCTGCACCGCTGCCCAGTTCTGTAACGGATGACCTGCGCGTGGGCAACAGCTTTCTCATCCATATTGACGAGGACTTCAAAGCAGTATCCAACGACCTGCAGGTATGGACGTTTTACGAAACCATCGACTCGCGTCTCTCGGGGGGAAGCACAAATTCCTCCGACGCTCGGGACGTGTATTTCACGGCGCCCCTGACGTCCATCAAGTCTGCTATCCTGGGGATGCGACAGGAGCGCATCTTCCCCCTGCAGAGCGACCATGCGAACATTGCGTCCTTTGGACGACATAATGTACACACATTGCATTTATTCCTGAAACAGCTGTCTCATCAGATTCACCATGCCGATGTGAATGTTACGGAGGGGGCAGTCACCGGCCCGTGGAAGCTGGGGCTCGATCAGAAGGTTAATGTCGAGGTTCATGGGTTCTTTGACGATCCGCCGGTGAGCCAGCACCAGGAAGGGGAGGAGAATGAGTGTCCGACCGTGCGGGCGTGGAGCACGAGATTACCGCTGAGGGAGTTTCTGAATAAAGGGCCTGATGAGTGTTTGAGTGAGCGGTTGAACGAGGTGGAGGGGAGTCCGGACGAGGGCAGGTTTCTGAGGCATCGCGGCAGGACGTCCCTCATGTCGAAGAGCAATGCTGCGCCTACGCCTTTACCCGTCACGGCGCCGGATCCATTGACGGTCAAGAACGCCCTCGGCATACAGGATACGTTGTCTAGTGCTGGGTTTATAACGTCCCCTGCGTCGCCGGTATTTCGACCTGTTGATTCTCATAGACAGGTGCCGCATTCTGCACCGGTGACTACGCCCCTTGGTCCAATTACGCCGCCCTCACGCGCACTATCACCAAAGTCGAGTCCTATGCGTCATGCGTCGCCGTTGGTACGTGCCGATTTCGAACAAGACCTCGCGGTTGATCGACTCTCGCCACCGCTCCGCGGCCGCATGGGTCGCTCTATAAGCCGTTCGTTTAGTCTGGGCAGCGACGGATCTCGCTTCGAGTATAGAGATTTTCCGCCGTTTTCGCAGCGCAGTCGTAGCGCGATGGGAGACGTTCTTGGCAGTGATGGCGAGGATCTCGAGTCGCCGAGGCTGCCGGACGCGGTGGTGGCTATCCGACGGGCAGtcaaggatgagaagggGGTGAGTGAGACGGTTATCGTGGATGAGGTGCCCATGGCGTTTGTGAAGCCGGATGTGAAGAGTAGGAAGTTTGTGTGGGTGCATGTGCCGTTTAATAATCCGACTTGGGTCAAG AGTGTGCTGCAGACGCTCGAGGTGTCGTATAAGAAGGATTATTCGTCGTTATACGGGCAGGACTTTTGGATGACGAAGCATACGAGGGGGAGGCATGCGCAGCATTATGCGTATTATGCGAAACCGGGATGCTACTTTTCTGCTCCTAGGACTT TGTCTCCGCGAAACCGGTCTGTTGGACACCAGTCGCTATCTCCGCCTATTCGAAGCGCCGATTCTACATATACATGCTTATTTCTGCCATATCTGCACTTTGACTCGTACAAGCGCCTGATTCGACGCCGGGATACTATCATCCAACGACTCTCTCAGGGCAGAGCGCATCCCGTTCCGGAAGTGGTTGCGAAGTCGGACTCACTGGAGCTTCAAGTCGTCTGGGAGTATCTCGGGCACGATCCACCCATTAATTGTCGTCGTACACTCGATCAGTATAGGTACCCGTCTTTGCGTGATACACGGTCGCGCGATGACGATCAGATGCTGTACAAGCTCACCAAGGAACGAACGCCTGCTATTGACCCCAAGGGGTTTGTGCTCAGCAAGCAAGGCTCGAGTAATGTGGCTGCTTCTGAGAGTGGTGGGAGTGAGCGCAGTTCGGGGAGTAGTTGGAGGGAACGACTTTTGGGGCGAGATCCtggcgatgaggaggacAGGGTGTTGAATGGGAATGTTTTGATGGTGGACCAGTTGTGGCTGTGGGTGATTCAGTCTC ATACGGTGATATCTTTCTTCCCTAAACGGGAGAGTGACCCCATTGAAGGACCGTTGTATCAGCAGGCCGATCTGCGAGATAGTATCTTCAACGAAGTCAATGTTGATCTCACACGGCAGTGCGAGAATGCGCTTGATCTAGCTGCCCTTGCTGCCCTACACGCAATCAGCGTGCTGCTCGATCGATCATCGCACCCAGATCTCGAAGTATTCCGAATCtttgaagaagccatcagcGTGCTT ACCGAACGCCTGACCTCATCACTCAAAGAATTCCGCTCAGAAGGCTTTCGCGACAAAGCATTCGACTATGAGCCCGTCGAAAACGGCGCCCGCAACATCCGCAAGCGCCACAAGGAAGAAGGTCAACGCGCCGAACGCGAAAACCGCGACAACACATCCGCACTCCTTGAACTGCGCGACATTGAAGACGAGCTGCAGACACTGTTACACCTCTTTGAAAGGCAGTCCAAAGTAATTATATCAATGCACTCCATCTACAATCGCCCGGAACTGCGTGAACAAACCGTCAATGGACGCTCCTTTCTCTCCGAAGCGCTGAAACGCCTCCGCGAATACGCACAGCAAGCGAATGAAATGATTCAACGTGTACGGTCTACACGGGACGACTACGACAAACTACTGCAAATGGTCCAGCGGCAAGCCCAAGTCGACGAGGTCCGTCTGAGCAGACTGCATGCTGATCTGGCTAGCGCCCAGTCGCGCAGCGTCATGATCTTCACGACCTTTACGGTGATTTTCCTGCCGCTGACCTTCTTCACGGGTCTGTTTGGGATGAATACCCAGGAATGGGGCGGCGAGAATAACCTGTCCCTGAAAACGATAGGGTCTATTGCCCTTCCTTCTAGTGCGTTTTTGGTGCTTGCGAGTCTGGTGATTGCGTTTAGTACGAGTGCTCGTCGGTTCTTCAGGTGGTTGGACAAGCGGTATAGACATGTCGCGCGGTGGATGTACTTTGAGGTTTGTGCGCCCGTGGTCATCAAGGCGGTTGATTTGGGGGGCAGGATGAGGTGGCGGAGGGGTGgggaggagagggagggcacgaggaggaggaggaggttggaGACGGAGGCGAGTGATTTCTGGGAGAGGAATCGGCCAGAGAGGGATAGGGGGTATAGGATTCCGGTGGTGAATAGGCGGAGGGTTTGGGTTGGTGAGACGGGGACGGTGAGtgggagggagaggaagaGCAAGGGCTGA